In a single window of the Bacillus rossius redtenbacheri isolate Brsri chromosome 8, Brsri_v3, whole genome shotgun sequence genome:
- the LOC134535092 gene encoding zinc phosphodiesterase ELAC protein 1-like isoform X2, whose translation MKIDITFLGTASCYPTPHRSVSCTAVRFEDGSVWLFDCGEGSQIQLQKSSVKPGRVSKIFITHLHGDHVFGLPGLVCTLGTAWQGKADADALLEVFGPKGLRSYLRRSLALSRSLLPFHYTVHELVPVPEQFPADWGAWPVDHEAAGPTHPQERLGRDIPVAREDDRCTWHLDGCAGVRAGMIHHTIPSFGFAVELASQPGQLDAGRLRELGLPPGPLYGALKRGEEVTLPGGLVIRPSEVVGPPKRGLKATILGDTSDPSPMEHLARGSDVLLHEATMRDGERDKALEFGHSTPAMAAGFADRAGARRLVLYHFSQRYRPAGPGTDPQETVAVLLEEARAALPRGSVCEVSAAEDLLEMTVS comes from the exons ATGAAGATAGATATTACATTTTTGGGTACAGCATCTTGTTATCCGACTCCACATAGAAGTGTGTCTTGTACTGCAGTTAGATTTGaag ACGGCAGTGTTTGGCTCTTCGACTGCGGCGAAGGCTCGCAGATACAGCTGCAGAAGAGTTCCGTCAAGCCCGGACGCGTCTCCAAAATTTTCATCACACATCTTCACGGAGATCAT GTGTTCGGCCTGCCGGGGCTGGTGTGCACTCTGGGGACCGCCTGGCAGGGAAAGGCGGACGCAGACGCACTGCTGGAGGTGTTTGGTCCCAAGGGACTGCGTAGCTACCTGCGCCGGAGTCTGGCCCTGTCGCGCTCCCTCCTGCCCTTCCATTACACC GTCCACgagctggtgccggtgccggagCAGTTCCCCGCCGACTGGGGCGCGTGGCCGGTGGACCACGAGGCGGCCGGCCCCACCCACCCGCAGGAGCGTCTCGGCCGGGACATCCCCGTCGCCCGCGAGGACGACCGCTGCACCTGGCACCT CGACGGCTGCGCCGGCGTGCGGGCTGGCATGATCCACCACACGATCCCCTCGTTCGGCTTCGCGGTGGAGCTGGCGAGCCAGCCGGGGCAGCTGGACGCGGGGCGGCTGCGGGAGCTGGGGCTGCCCCCGGGACCCCTGTACGGGGCGCTCAAGCGCGGCGAGGAGGTGACCCTGCCGGGCGGACTGGTC ATTCGTCCTTCGGAAGTAGTGGGGCCGCCGAAGCGGGGGCTGAAGGCCACCATCCTCGGTGATACGAGCGACCCATCCCCCATGGAGCACCTGGCGAG GGGCAGCGACGTACTGCTGCACGAGGCGACCATGCGGGACGGCGAGCGGGACAAGGCGCTGGAGTTCGGCCACTCGACGCCCGCCATGGCGGCCGGCTTCGCTGACCGCGCGGGCGCGCGCCGCCTCGTGCTGTACCACTTCAGCCAGCGGTACAGGCCCGCCGGGCCGGGCACTGACCCCCAG
- the LOC134535092 gene encoding zinc phosphodiesterase ELAC protein 1-like isoform X1 has product MKIDITFLGTASCYPTPHRSVSCTAVRFEDGSVWLFDCGEGSQIQLQKSSVKPGRVSKIFITHLHGDHVFGLPGLVCTLGTAWQGKADADALLEVFGPKGLRSYLRRSLALSRSLLPFHYTVHELVPVPEQFPADWGAWPVDHEAAGPTHPQERLGRDIPVAREDDRCTWHLFSDGCAGVRAGMIHHTIPSFGFAVELASQPGQLDAGRLRELGLPPGPLYGALKRGEEVTLPGGLVIRPSEVVGPPKRGLKATILGDTSDPSPMEHLARGSDVLLHEATMRDGERDKALEFGHSTPAMAAGFADRAGARRLVLYHFSQRYRPAGPGTDPQETVAVLLEEARAALPRGSVCEVSAAEDLLEMTVS; this is encoded by the exons ATGAAGATAGATATTACATTTTTGGGTACAGCATCTTGTTATCCGACTCCACATAGAAGTGTGTCTTGTACTGCAGTTAGATTTGaag ACGGCAGTGTTTGGCTCTTCGACTGCGGCGAAGGCTCGCAGATACAGCTGCAGAAGAGTTCCGTCAAGCCCGGACGCGTCTCCAAAATTTTCATCACACATCTTCACGGAGATCAT GTGTTCGGCCTGCCGGGGCTGGTGTGCACTCTGGGGACCGCCTGGCAGGGAAAGGCGGACGCAGACGCACTGCTGGAGGTGTTTGGTCCCAAGGGACTGCGTAGCTACCTGCGCCGGAGTCTGGCCCTGTCGCGCTCCCTCCTGCCCTTCCATTACACC GTCCACgagctggtgccggtgccggagCAGTTCCCCGCCGACTGGGGCGCGTGGCCGGTGGACCACGAGGCGGCCGGCCCCACCCACCCGCAGGAGCGTCTCGGCCGGGACATCCCCGTCGCCCGCGAGGACGACCGCTGCACCTGGCACCT TTTCAGCGACGGCTGCGCCGGCGTGCGGGCTGGCATGATCCACCACACGATCCCCTCGTTCGGCTTCGCGGTGGAGCTGGCGAGCCAGCCGGGGCAGCTGGACGCGGGGCGGCTGCGGGAGCTGGGGCTGCCCCCGGGACCCCTGTACGGGGCGCTCAAGCGCGGCGAGGAGGTGACCCTGCCGGGCGGACTGGTC ATTCGTCCTTCGGAAGTAGTGGGGCCGCCGAAGCGGGGGCTGAAGGCCACCATCCTCGGTGATACGAGCGACCCATCCCCCATGGAGCACCTGGCGAG GGGCAGCGACGTACTGCTGCACGAGGCGACCATGCGGGACGGCGAGCGGGACAAGGCGCTGGAGTTCGGCCACTCGACGCCCGCCATGGCGGCCGGCTTCGCTGACCGCGCGGGCGCGCGCCGCCTCGTGCTGTACCACTTCAGCCAGCGGTACAGGCCCGCCGGGCCGGGCACTGACCCCCAG